Below is a genomic region from Miscanthus floridulus cultivar M001 chromosome 1, ASM1932011v1, whole genome shotgun sequence.
TCCAGCACCTAAATCAGCGATCAAGATTTCTTTTTATCCACACGCGTCCTCCATCCGAGAGAAGTTTCCACGGAGACTCGTTGCATACTGTTTCCATACAATTTTTTTCCGCTGCTGGTCATCCACGTGGCAGAAGATGGATGTGTGCATGCACGTAGTATGGCCTGGGTGCATACCGTATGCATCTAATTTTCTTCCACCCACAGCTAGCGTGTGGGCCGGTTTTGCAGGGATGCTATTAGAGCCCGAAAGCTGCTTTACTCAGGCTCAGCGCACGCACGGCCTCCGAGTCTGTGCGTGCACTTCGATTTGGAAACGGAACGGAGAACCGATTCCGACGAGGAGAACTGAGTGCATCGCACCACGCcatccaaacaaagccttaaaTACAGCACCGCTCGTCCTAGCGCCGAAGAACGGGATACACTGATACGAGAAGCATACGGAATAATGCTTTGTACTGCACCCTCAGTAGTGTCGTTTTTTACCTTAAGACATCTTGTGTTGATCATCTGTCTTATTCAAAATTTATATATAAATATcatctattttgttatgacttattttatcattagagacactttaataatgatttatatattttataatttacaTAAAAAATTTGAATAAAACGAACGGTCAAACATGATATCCAAGGGGCTAGTGCCCGGCGTCCGGACGCAGCTCTATCCCACCACCCGAGTCCGCATCTCATCCAGCGCCCGCGTCTCGGACGCCACACCACGCCCCGCACCCATTCCCATGCCCCCACGTGGGTCTCATCACTTGCCTGCGGATGCACGCCACGGAGGCGTCTGCTGACCACAGGTACACGCACGATGACTCACAACAGCGTCCCCAGCACCAGCAGGCAGATGTCCGCCAGCCACCAACATCATTGAAACATGTGCTCTCCTGGATCTACTTTGAAACattaagatgaaacacttgaaatatacgtttGAAATATGCGTGTAtaaccatagcaacatatgcaacatcgagatctacttttgcagcatccagatgatacacttgcaacatgagtctgaaacatctgaaacacttgaaacacgctTGAAACATGCGTATAGAGCCAtagaaaacatatgcaacatcaagataaaacgcttgaaacatacgtttgaaacacttgaaacataggcttgcaacatgtatatattgtcattgcaacatatgcaacatcgcatatctacttttgcaacatccagatgaaacacttgaaacacaaagTCTGAAACGCCTGAAACTTGAAACACGAAACGTCACCAACGGCCACGGCACGGCCTACCTAGTATGGAACTACACTAGGCAGCAAGTTCGGGTCATCGGGACGTCGAGAGCAACGGTTGGCGACCTCCTGATTGTGCGGCGCACGCTGTAGCTGCGACAGTTGAGGTGGATGGGGACGCGGCAGGGGATGCCCCACGCAACGCGGGATGGAATCGTGGCGCAGCGCGAGATTAGGGCGGGGCGCGGGATGGTGCGCGACACAGATGGTCGCGACAGAGTGGGGCCGGTGGACGACGCGACAGGCGAATGGCGCGACGAACCCGGCCGCTGCGAGCGAACAACGCGATAAAAGCTGCCACTGCGGTCGGGAGTGGGAGATGTTCGCAGCAGGCAGATGACTTGGGGAGGCCACGGGAGTGGGAAATGTTCGTAGCAAGCAAATGAATCGGGAGGCCAGAGGCCCGTCTATTTGGGCCCAATCATTGCGCACGGAACTGGGCGTCCAAACAAATACACCCGGACAGATGCCCCGCCCACAACATTATCGTATGAATATTGATACTCTTCTTTTAAAATCTTACTGGCAAATGTGCTCGTGCGTTGCAACGAGACGCATAAGTTACTGTGCAGTCAATTAAATGATTTATCTCTGCACCTAAAAATATTCCAGATAAATAGTTCACGCGGCAAAATCTTCTCCGGCAAAAGAAAACGCTGACTCTAAAAAGAACGGACTCTTGACCGGACCGAACTCTTTCTTGATAAAAACGCTCCATAGGAAATCACCGGATGGGACTCTGGGACCGGAATGGAGGAATTGGATTGGGCTCTGTGGATGGAAAAATCTCCAGAGAAAGAGAGGGTTTCATGCACACAGGACTTCGTATGCGCGTTCCTGGGAACAAAGTCTCGCGAACGAAGTCTATGTGGTTTCAGAGCCGAAGTCCAACCAGTTGAGCCTCTGGTTTGCTTGCCTATGACGATCAGGCCTCTAATTTGcttgccatgcatgcatgcatatgcggCCCACATTGCTATCAAACAGTTGAGCCTCTGGTTTGCTTGCCATGCGTGCATGCAATCCTgctaacaaacaaaaaaaaaaagaaaaaagaaagaaaatcaaGCATGAACTCCATGCATCTATGTTTCCATGGATGACAAGGAAGCGAGCGGGCGGTAATTCTTTTTCCTATTTTGCCATGACGGTCATGAGCCATCAGATGTGGCAGTGGACGGCGGATTGTGTCGCGGATCGAATCGTAGGTCCACGTGGAGAAATACTGCGTGTGTGTTTGGAGTATTACACGTCCAAACGAAGAACCAACGTGACAGTACATTAATAAGAGTATGTTCTAATATAATATAATTGGACCCAATATATATTAGAATCGGACTCCATATAATCCCTAGACGCGTGTTGTTCTAACACATATTAACACCTCCGGGTCACATACACGACCCAATACGTTTTGGAATTGGACTCCGTATCGTGTTTGACAAAAGCTATTCTAACTCATTTGagcacatattatatatataagtttTGACTGACGAAACTTTCTATTGTCTGGTAGTTAGAGGGAGACGGACCAAAAAAAAAATGAccggaaattttgcctctttattattaggctaggaaatatgcccgtgcgttgcaacggaggATATAAATTGTATATACATTTGAAACTTTTCATGTCATAAACCTATATAAATGGCAAGAGGAAATGTGGAGTAAGCCGGGAGACATGGAGGGAGGATATAAGGCCTGAAAAAATGCTAGAGAATCAAAAGATAACATTAAAGAACGGAAGGTGCACATTCTAGACTCTGGTGCAGATGTTGGTGGGTCTTCATTTTTTTGGGGGGTGAAAATAATGGAACTGAACTGCTTCTCAATataacacacaagaagattaactTAATAGTGATCTACCAATTTTCACTTGGCCAATCTGTGGAATATCCCATTGAGCAAAAGGTGACACTATCTCTACATCCGTAAAGGCTTTTTCCAATGTTTCTCTAGAGGCTCCTTCTGCAGTAGACTACTCCCCTACCTCTAAATAGCCAGCGGGAAGTACATGATTGCTATGTTCGGCAATAAACTTGACATTTACTCATGGTCTGCAAGATTGAAAAATTTGACAAAAAGAACTTGGACAACATGGTACGTAATAATTGGTACTGCATCAAAAGATAAGAAAACCAGAACCCTATCAGCTAGAGAGTTTGTCGAAACAGAAAAACCAttcctaagacaaagaagaaaagaaaaacaatgtAATAAAAACATATATTATCAATCTATAATATGGCCTCGTATTCTGAACAGTTGAGGCAAGGAGAATTTGGTTAACATACACTGCAAATCGCATTTGTTGTACATAGTTCAAAACTTGCTGCACTGAGAATATCAAAACGTACTGAAGCTAAGCCTATGACATGCATTGACTCTTATAGAGCAGAGTAAAATCAAACTGGATTCTAATTGCCATGATGTACCTCAAGTAAAGACCTGTAATCTTTTGATACACAGACGTTAAGAATTGCATCTTTACTGAAACCAAATGTGCCAGGAAGGACTAATTCAGAGTAAAAACTCGATGAATAAGTAGCACTGAAAACTAAAAGAAAACTGATATGGGATAACAATTTTGTTAGAAAATATAGCTTCCATTGTTGCTATTTATGATTCCAATGCTAGAATGTTTCACCAAACAGTTGGATGCTTTAAAAAATGCTCACAAAACATACTCTCACTATTCCTCATTCAGCCATTCCTAGTACCAGTTTTGCATTGCTAGAACTAAATTCTTGATTGAGCAAAGATCTGTAACCTTTGAAACACAAGAATCAATGCTGTAAACAAATGTAGCACCAAATTACACGAACATACCATCTTAGATAAGGatttcaatttttttattttgattgACAGGTTGGTGGCCATTTATTTTCAGCATGATAGTCATTACTTATTGGAATAATATCCAACTAAAAATGAtcacacaaacatgtagaactGTTCTTACTTACAAGAAAGGTGTATAAGATAATGAATACCTGGTCTGCAGATCAAATCTAGATCATGTTTCTGAAGAAACTCAACAACTATGTCAGCTCCAAAGGTGTAGGAAACACCCCTATCATTCTCACCTCACCCATCAATCTCTTTATCAGGGTCCCACCATAGCAAATCACAAAGGAGACCAATGTCAGGAACATCCACAGGACGAGAAATGTTAGGGTCCATGTTCTTAAGCTTAGGAGACAACCCCCATGCATGCAAAAGATCTTATCATCAATAAGCCAGCCACAAGGAGGCAGTTAAAGCACTCAGTGAGAACATATCTTCCAGATACGAACATTGAATCAAGGACAGGGTGGATCGGTGATGCGAAGGCACCTTGAGCACCAGCGACCCATCCGGCTTCTTGCGGTCGGCTTTTCTGATCCGAGACGGTCCTTCGTTTCGATTCCGATTCCGATTCCGATTCCGATTTTAACTTGCCGTATGGTGAGCAATTCCGCTACGCCATGGAATACGGCCACGGCGACGGCGAAGGCAGGGGCTTCTTGGGAAAACGCGGCAACAGGCACAGGCAAAGGAGCCAGCGTGCGGACGGAGGAAGCACGCGGCGCTGCGGCGGCTGGGGCAAGCGGCGGTGGGACGGAGGGAAGCCGGGGCGGCGATCCGTGCGGACAGAGGGAAGCCGACTAGCCGAGGCAGCGGTGCGTTCTGACGGCGGATGGAGGGAGTAAAAGATGTGGACGgattagagagaagtgagttgTGGGCCGAACGCGACTCAGAGCAGTTTTGGGCCGAATGCGAGTCAGAGCAGGTTTGGACCGAAAAGCTATTGATGAATGGGCCGGACGAAAATCAGGGTGTTAAGAAATTTTGGCTTTTTAATATTAGGGATAGATTTGTAACACGACTGATTACTGCGATTCTTCTAAAAGCCAGCGAATCAGGAGCTTGTTAAAGAATCATCACACATTAGCCTCTGGTTGGAGTCGAATCTCTTGCAATTCGCAAGCATATGTTTCCTTCCTTTCCTCCCTGCTCCCTCCCTACAACAAGATTCGTGTCCATACATCCAAACGAAGGGACTGGTCAAGTGGGGCCCCGCACGGTGACTGGTCACTGTTCGCAGTACTCCACGCTGCACACACGCACTCCACGCTGCACCACACACCTCGAATGAAACTGAGCTGAGCAAAGCGCTGGCAGTGGAAAGCCACGAACCTTGGCCTCGAACTGCTGAAAGGcaaatcctctctctctctctctctctctctctctctctctctccagcttTCAGCTTTCCTCACTCCCCCTCGCTCTCCGAGTCTCAGCTCAGCTCCTCACACCGTCAcacgcaccaccaccacctcaccCTTTTTGGATCCTTCTTCCCAGGCATCGCCTGTCTGCCCCCATTGGCCCAAGCCCCACCTCCCTCTTCGTGGAATCCTAAATTCTTGCCTCCCCTCTGCTTCTTCACCTGCCTCTCCAACTAGGGAAAGGAGCGGCAAGCCAGCTAGGTAGCCATCAGcagccgcgcccacgcccgcctcCCGCTTCTCCTGCTCCAGTCCTGGCCGGTGGCCTCCCTCCCTCTGCGATTTGTTTGTACAGCGCGCCTCCCTCCCAGGTTCTTGCCATGCGCCGTCGTCTAGGATTCCTGCCATCGCCCTCTGTTCTTGCTTCCATCTTTGTCGCGATGACAAGCGCGTGCTGATCGCATGCAGGAGTAGGTAGTCGGTGAATGGGAGCCGAGGCAATGTCGTCCCACGGCAGCAGggtcggtggcggcggcggggcccTGTCGCGGCAGGGCTCGGTGTGCAGCCTCACGTTCAGCGAGGTGGAGGGCCAGCTTCACGGCGACAACCTGGACGACCTCCTCCGCTCGGGCAGGAAGACGGCGGACGAGGTGTGGCGGGACATCCAGGGCGCCGCGGCGGCCTGCCCGCGGGCCCAGATGACGCTGGAGGACTTCCTGTCCCGCGGCGGCGGCCCGCCCGCTGACGCCGCCGCGGATACGGACACGGGCTCCGGCGCCTGCGGCTGGGCGCAGCAGCTGTACCagccggccccggccccggcggCGCAACTGGAGCTGGGCCGCCACCGCCCCGCCGTCGTCGGGCGTCCCGTGCCGCGGCCGCTCGGCGCGGGCGCAGGGCCGGTCCTGGACGCGCTGTACCACGACGGCCAGGAGGGCGGCGCCGGGGCGAAGCGTGCCGCCGGCGAGGGCGGCGTGGCGGAGAGGTGCAACGAGCGGCGCAAGAAGCGGATGATCAAGAACCGGGAGTCGGCGGCGAGGTCGCGCGCGCGGAAGCAGGTGGCGTGCCAACCCCAATCCCCCCACTGCATTAGAATATTAGATGAAATGAAATGGGCGCGTACTTATAAACTTGTGGTGTTTTGATTCATTGATGAAACGCAGGCGTACACGAACGAGCTGGAGAACAAGATCTCGCagctggaggaggagaacgagcgGCTCCGGAGGCACAAGGTATGGCACCGATGCACAAATCAAACCATGCAGCCCCAATCGAATCCACTACAAAATTTTTTGAGACGAATATGGCTTCAGTACCATTGCATGCTTCTAGGTCGAAATTTGCAGTTGAAGAGCTCGTAGGAACAACTTGTGGTAGCACTCCAAGTGGACATGGTCAATTCTTGCCTTCTTGGTTTATAGAGTATATAACTAGAGCGCGCAAGCACGAATCCTAGATTATAAACCTAGTGCTCCATGAGACCATGACTCACCAAAATCCGCCATCCGTGTGTATTAGGGTTAAGCTGGTATTATCGTGGTGACACGTTTTGATCCATATCCATTTGGTTTCACATTTGTCTCAAGTTCATCCAAATAAATAGCATAAGCATGTAACGCCACCTTGTGTGTTCCCCTTGCTGTTGCGCTGAGAAATGACGGCTGCTAAGAAATGTGTAATACACGACAAGAAAACCCTTTTGTTTCTCTTGCTTGGCTTCAAACCATCATGGCCGAAACGGTCACAGCAGCTTGGTATGGTTACGCTAGTGACGATCGAGATATGGCGTCGGGCCAATCATTGGTCGCGTAACCGTAACTGCTTCGCGTTACACTTTCTCCTTTGGAGCCGGCGCGCAGCGGCGCAGGGGGTCTTCGTGTTGCGACGTGCCAAGTACTGCCCGTTTTGCCGCTGTCCACGCGTGATTGGCTCTCTGCTGCTGTGAGTGATTTCAGTAACATGACGTCCCACGAATCCTGATTGATGGCCGCCCCTGGACCACAAATTTGAGTCCAATCAGCCCGTCCCAGGCGAGCCTTTTCTGCGCATCTTCAGATCTTCTCGTACGGGAaattctctcctctcctctccttaaaAACTCCTTTTCCATCCTGTTTTGAGAAGGGGAAAAAAGAGAGCGAAAGTGAACCATAGATATTCTAAAATGATCATTCGCTTGGCCATCTGCAAATGTGAAATGTCAGCGTTGGATGGTCGACCATTCCTATCCATCTTTCGGCCATCGCCCTGTTTCTTATGTATGCAGCAGCCAAGCCAACCAATGCGTTGTGGAGCAAGTGCGCATTGGACTGACATCACTGCCAATGACATCATGGTCGTGAACGATCATCCGTTCCTGTCCCACTTCCTGTTATAGAACAGTTTTATTATGCAACtgtcattcagcctgttcgcttgttggtttcagccaggaccagccaacagtgttttcctctcacaacgaaCCAGCATCAgctgggcttatcagcccagaaaccaaccagcgaacaggctcatgCCTTATGTCTGCTCATCGAACAGACACGAGACATCACTAGTTTTAGTTTGTACTCCCCGTCAGCAATACACTGCTTTTTGCCCATTGGACTGGATTCAGCTTGATGTGAAAATATTACCGCTAGTACCAGTACATAATACCATCTTCATATCTATCTTGAACCGCGTTTCGACGCTTTTCTTTGCCGGTTTTCATAGTCGTCTTGTGCTCCTTTCTATGCCCTGTGTCATGCAATCTGAAGACAGTATGTATAACCCTGCAAGTGACAATCTCTCCGAAAGGTGAGATCTGTATCCTACCCTGCACTTTGGGGGTAGGACACCCTGACATAATTGTCCAGAAAAATCACAAGATGACCAGACCAAACAGGCATTCATGAACTGATAAACCTCTACTATGTTGGCTCTATGTTGGTATACTGGCATAGCAATGCTCCAGAACGGGTGTGGCCGGCCTAGGTGCTAACTTCTCTCACAGCTGCTGCCAATTTGACTGGTGTGTTTCAGGAGCACCGTGCTTCACAGAACCAACTTGAGCGATTTCTTTCTGGCAAGGCGGTACACTGAAGACATTCTTTATACACATGCAGCACGATCGAAAATTCGAAACTGCATGCCTTACGTGCTGAAGAACTGTATTCTTTTTGACTTCTCAGGGAACGATGGGCTCACATAGACATTTGCTCTTTTGAGATCTGGACTTCGTCCCATACTTCTATGTCCCATATatgtattaatgtatatatgtatatgtccATTGGAACTGTAAACTGATACGGCAACTGTTTTGTTCTTGCTGCAGGCACCGGAGCCGGTAGTGCAGTATGTGCCGCGACAGGAGCTGAAGAATCAGCTCCGGCGGGCTAACTCGGCCAACTTCTAATCATGTTAATAGTAGTAGTGAGCTGTCCTGGAACTAGGCTGTTCAAGTTGTAACTGCCCTTCGGCCTGTTGGGAATACTCATCTAGTTTGCAAGAACTCTTCTATGCAGTCTCCAACTTGCAGAATGGATTGGCCACTGTTGCAAACTATTGTACTCCTGTTGTTGCGGCAATCTTGCTTCCGACTGAACTTGCAACGTGCTGTATGGTTTCCCAAGGGCAAAACAATGTGGGTTCCATCTATCTTTCAGCTGTCTCTACTAATATTTTTTTATTCAACTCTTCCTTTTTTGCCCCTCCAAAAGGGTAGACTAAGCAAACGAATTTCAGGATATCCTAAAGAGAAGTTTTATTCAAAACTGAAGCATGACTCTGTAAACTGGTCTGGTCTGTATTTATCAACAACTGGGTTAACATAATCTCGAACTGGTATACATCAAGTGCTGTCACTGTCAGCGTCCTCTTCCTCAGGGAGTATCAAGCGGAGGTCCTCGTTATCTCTGTAGACTTGGACCAAAGCTGCAGCCTTGTATGCAAGGAAACCCATCATCCCTGGAAGAACCTGCATAAAGAGAGCTACTTTCAGGAAATGTTTGCGGAAGAATATATTCTGGAGGGTATATCTGGCAATCTGCCAATTAAATGAGATCTAGTACAGTAGCAGAGTGGTGCTCTCACCTCAAAACTGAAAAAGCTATTTTGGAAGTGATCTGATAAAGCTGACAATCCAAAAATCACGGCAGGAATCACAAGCCTTGGGGATGAAAGAGCTACTCCTGCACCACCCAATGTCTTCtctattgtattcttcaaatctTCACTTGTAATGCCAATTCTAGCATTCCCATAAATAGGCATAATTATTTAAACAATCAGAATGCGAGGAACCGAATAATGGGATACAGACTGCAGGTGGAATGTTGAAACCTACTTCTTCACTTTCTTCCTAAGAAAAACCTCTGGAATATCTTCCTTTGATAGGTTATCGGCATGTCGATACAGAAGTTGAAGATACAAGCAACTGTTCAGCATAAGAGCAACAAGTTTCAGAATACTTGAAGCACTTGTTAAAACTTCAGCAGACATCATGAGTAAAAATCTCCTAAGCTGCGAAGGGCTTGCTTACCTGAAACCAACCCCAAAAGCATAACTGACAGCAGTCTGTTCAATAAGAAGATTAATGATTTAGTCACAGTAGTTACTCACATGTAGGCACACTTAAAATTGTTTTATGTTCATTAACATCGAATCATTTCAATGTAAAGGCAGAGCTGATGGTCTTAGCTAGGTGTCTGGATGTCCAGTTAATGATGAGACCATTAATAAATCATTCAAGAAAGAGCACTTCatacaagaaaaaaaaatacacacATCAAGTTGTATGTTTGGTGCATCCCCTTATATTGGCTCGAGTCCATGATTCAAAAACTAACCCAAATATGGTGCAAGGTCCAGAATGCATAAATGACAAACTATGGGCAATTTGCCCATACAACCCAGTTCAGCCAGTTATGCAGAAACATATTAGGTAATGCATTTTATTATCCATAGAACCGAGCTGCTGTTTTGGGGGTAAACATCAGTTGGCTTCAAGAGTTGTAAATCAGACACGGAAACGTTTAATTATGATATAGAGTTAGTTTACTTGTTTCTTTCTTTTGATATGAGGATGTACCTCGAGAGAGAAAACCAGGAGACAGTATAAACTACATGCTGCTCCAATTCCTGTGGTCAAGAGCAGCAATTCATCCTTGAGCTGCAAGGTATCAATAgatgaacatgtaattactctttTAAGCAATACATAGAAAATgaaaaatagaacactggaaaggAATCATACTGCTTCATATTTCAAAAGATTCAGCTCCTTCCTTTTGTCGCTCTCATTCTGCCTATCCTGTCATCATTTGCAATCATTCCCAATTCTCCATCagctattgttttttttttatgaaatccATCAGCTATTATTGCAATAGCATACTCACAATCCTAAACAATGAACAGCAAGGATGTCACACCTTAGCAGACAGCCTCTTGCTCAAAGGAGGGCTGCTGTCACCGGACACCCAATCTCTGGTTGCTGCTAATCTCAACATTCCCTCGTCCACAGCATCTTCCCGCACCTATATCCCAATTGGATCGGTTAATCTCTGTTATTAAAGTCGAAAACACAGACATGTACTTCTCTTTTGACCCCCTAGGGCACCGTTAAGGCGTGTTGTATTAAACTTTTTTCTATATCTTAATATAAAGACGCGCAAACCTTttgcgtgatcgagaaaaaaGAAAACACAGACATCATGATTGACAGAACTCACGTCTTCAGGCTGGGCAACATCTACAGCACTCCCTTGGCCCGTGGTCGCCTCAGTCGCATCAACATTGGCGCCATTTCTCCTCCAGACCATGTCAGAGATCTTGGTGACGAAATCGCCGTGCAGCTGCCTCTCCTCAAGGAACATGCGCAGGACCTCCTCCCCAATACTGTCCCCAGCTGTTAGCAGCAGGTTAAATAATCTATACCAACCCAAAAAAAAACACGAAAGTTCTACTGATCGTCTAAGCGCTCAGCAATTCGGCATTCGATACTCCAGCCAGTGGCGGACCCAGCCCGAGAAAGCCAGAAAGGAGGTAGGGCAAAATTAGACTACAAAATTTTGGCTACAAACAACAACATGAAAATCAGAGTACACGAGCTGCTACTGCTATCCTCTACTGCTTTTATGTCTTATGATGACAGGTTAGGCAGAATGAGAGCGACAAAAGGAAGGAGCTGGCCAAAGCTCTAGCCTGCACAAGGTCGACAAAGGCAAGCTAACACATTAGGCAATGACATTAAAATATCCCAACCTGCTAGTCAAGCTACACTGTACCGGTAAACAAAACTAAATTGTACTGTACCAACCAAAAACAGAGCAGTATACTACCACTTGACCCTTGAGCTGATGAAAACTGCTACCTTAACCCTCAAGCTGATGAAAACCACTATCTGCGGAGCTGCGCAACTGCAACTGTTACTGCTGTTGACCCTAAAAGAACAACCGAGCTCGAGTAGTTtttgctgctgcctgctgctgaGCAGCAAAAGAGGAACGCAAATACTGCCGCTGCGCCGCGGGCGCTATCGGTGGCCGGTGAGGAGCCGCAGCTGGCCGGCTGCCGCTGCACGGCGCCTGCTGGGAACGCGCAGCGAACCTGCAGGAGAGCGTTGGGGGCTTGGGGCGGAGGGCCGGAGATGGAGCCGGAGCTCGGAGGGATCGGATGGAAGCACGGAAGTTGAAAGATGGACCAGAGGGGGGGCCGGTGCGCCGGCGCAGTGAGGGCGAGCCGCAGCCGTCGAGCGTGCTCGGAGCGCCGCCACCGACTGTGGATGTGGCGATGGTGTGCTGATGTGTGCTGGTTGCCCTAGCATTCGACACCTCCGGCGACGGAGAGGTAGGAGCACATCCAAAACGGATGAGATTATGAAGCAAAAGGTGGGTGAAAATACCTTGGGCTTGGAGGGAGGAGTATCGGAGAGCCGAGGTCCGCGGGAGGGGCCTGCGAGCGAGGGCGGGACCGAGTGGAGGGAGCAACCCGCGAG
It encodes:
- the LOC136545782 gene encoding ABSCISIC ACID-INSENSITIVE 5-like protein 2, whose product is MGAEAMSSHGSRVGGGGGALSRQGSVCSLTFSEVEGQLHGDNLDDLLRSGRKTADEVWRDIQGAAAACPRAQMTLEDFLSRGGGPPADAAADTDTGSGACGWAQQLYQPAPAPAAQLELGRHRPAVVGRPVPRPLGAGAGPVLDALYHDGQEGGAGAKRAAGEGGVAERCNERRKKRMIKNRESAARSRARKQAYTNELENKISQLEEENERLRRHKAPEPVVQYVPRQELKNQLRRANSANF
- the LOC136545757 gene encoding uncharacterized protein, whose translation is MAMGLPGLRCCRLPARGLLPPLGPALARRPLPRTSALRYSSLQAQAGDSIGEEVLRMFLEERQLHGDFVTKISDMVWRRNGANVDATEATTGQGSAVDVAQPEDVREDAVDEGMLRLAATRDWVSGDSSPPLSKRLSAKDRQNESDKRKELNLLKYEALKDELLLLTTGIGAACSLYCLLVFSLETAVSYAFGVGFSCLYLQLLYRHADNLSKEDIPEVFLRKKVKKIGITSEDLKNTIEKTLGGAGVALSSPRLVIPAVIFGLSALSDHFQNSFFSFEVLPGMMGFLAYKAAALVQVYRDNEDLRLILPEEEDADSDST